The genomic segment ggtctacatgcaggcgagcgaagcgagcccatGATCtcattttggacgatccagtcgggggtcagggggcggagccccctggctagacggatatggcgagcgaagcgagcctgacgtaTCGTACTATATAATGTATTgtcaaccacagatttattaaaaaacgaGATACGTTGTTGTCAGTTGTTTCACCTTTAACAATCTCTGGTAAACGTCAGTAAACTCTGGTAAATTCCTTTGCACAGATTGATAATGTTGCTATAAGCCGACATGTTAATCTATATTATTTTAGGATTCTTCATTATCATGTATTGTTTATTGTACTTGCACAAGTGTCCGTGTATTTTTGGATCATTTTTGcggaaataaatataattattataattaggtATTATTATTGATGTGGAAGCCGAACCGAATCTAGTTTTTTTTAATCTGTTTGACAATATCTAGTTTTTTTATCCAGtctttaaaaataaatcaagCATTTACTATTATCTTCAAATAGAAAACTGTGTAAGATGGAGATTGAATAATAAGTATGTACTCACACAAACTAGGGTTTTTCTAAACGAATCCAATATTTTGAGAGCCATTTCATAGTCTTTGAGGAGATGGTAGGCCATAGCGAAACCGATCCATGAAGCTCGTTGTGTCGGTCTCAGCATGAACAGTTGGTAGCGTGTGTCCTGAAAACATACAtcacaaacaatattataaatgaacTAGCCTAATTTGACGAtaacattgatgtgaatctatataatacaattattaatgaactaatttgatgatgaaattgataaatctataatataataaaggaaagaattggcttatacacgtaagagatagaaaattcaccaatgacgcatcatcacatctgaactactcaactgattaacttgaaattttgtatattgattcttaactcaccgagggtggttatatgcctattttaaGATTTCAGTCAATTtataattagacccttgcggcgCACGGGTCACCTGCTAGTGCAGGTGAAGGAATagggaatagggaattatgtttgacgcatcatcacgtctgaagtactcaactcattaatttgaaattttgcatatagattcttaattaaccgaggatggttatatgcctattttcagttcttcaagatttcattacgtcaatttttcaatgtgtcatgcttccagttgttgtatagaagcagctgaacatttcttttaaaagggacattagatgatatgtatgattggggatcctattcgaataaaaataactgatttcctgtcgcatcaaaattttgttccgccattttgaattcaacttcatttttttttaaattggaagctAGTCATATGACAAAGTTAGAagacagaatttcaagagaaaatgaatggtgaaaaccgcagcgatatctcaaaccgttcaaaagttattctcattcaaagatactgataaatcatccatatatccatcatctttactataataatggaaagagctggctcatacacgtaagTGAAATTATGtaggagaattatgtttgacgcatcatcatgtctgaactactggactgattgatttgaaattttgttatatACCACAGAATAAGAAAATATCAATCGAGAAATAGGTGAACAGATAAGATGTGGAACGCGATCTAAGGATGCTTGGAGTTCGTAACTGGAGGAAGAAACCGAGGATTCAGACTAGAGGAGGGGCTagtgagggaggccaagggttgtaaAGACCTGTAAAGCTGAGGAGAAGGTAAGTAAGAAGTAAAGTAGTCTGAACTGATAGTTTCTTATCAGTGAGTGTTTCTATAAGGACCGAATgcaatttattcaacaaaatttattgaatacctCTAGTAAACAATGTTTGTTGAGGAATATCTAGATAACTTACACCAAGTACTTGACTTCTCGCTAAAGCTTTATCATATtatcagccaatcagaggaaaATTCTGAATGTCGGCCGATAAAAATGTCGGCCAACTAGCAGTAAGTGTGGAAACCCTTAATCTCTACTCACACTATAGGTCTTCAAaccatgatttttttatataacttgaataattttctaaaattgcaCTATTGATGACACAATATACGAtggtaataatttttcaaccttCGATCTCATATCATAAGACACAGACAAGCGGAAGGGAGGGAATATCACAGAACTGAATAGCTTATCATTACCACCAAACGTCTTGTGATCGGACCCCAAACTTAATACATGACTTTGAGGTCAGAGATTCCATATCTATTGTTTATAGCctaatacagagtgtttcagagaaacgggaaattttgaaagttaaataatttcaagtaaaacaaatctataaataaagtttttcatataattcaatagtaaaaataattccattttagaataaataataccgtaacatttattttttgatgatgacatcttgcaggtgtattccttttctacgcaaacattcctgtagttTCTTCATCACATGTCCAtgcatggtttgacgtaacattacaactggaatttgaaatcgcttctcgaatcttggctttcaattctgcATCAACGGAAcaattgaaagccaagattcgagaagcgatttcaaattccagttgtaatgttacgtcaaaccatgcaTGGACATGTGATGAAGAaactacaggaatgtttgcgtagaaaaggaatacacctgcaagatgtcatcttcaaaaaataaatgttacggtattatttattctaaaatggcattatttttactattgaatgatataaaaatttgtattattcaaagatttgtttttcttggaattattcaactttcaaaatttcccgtttttCTGAAACATCctgtatatacagggtgtttcagaagtagtgtcgagaattttagggtattgtacctggatgctaggagactacaaatgtcatatttgaagtgtccaaaactcagcggttatccttatagctgccattttgtttttttcacttaaaaatttttatctcaagaacgaaatgttgtattgatctgaaatttggcatgaatatttatgctataaagactcaactataaaaaataaaaaaaatttttcgttgaaatttttcaaaatggcggccattttaaatttttgatggcgaatatctcgaaaaccgtccattttacagaaaatttacaagagacaaaaaaagTTAGCaacttttttcacgattccaatgatacctaatttattaagattggtcgaagaataacagagaaattaatttttttcgtactgcatgcatgaccacttttcaccatttaaagatcaatattattttttaattccagatgtatttaagatgaagctttgaaactcggtatggctccatatgggcaaacagatgatttacaatggttttcagatgataatgtttgtcttgtaaaagtattgttgtttcattaaaagtaaagaaccagatgtagtgcttcctatttcttagtctcacgtttcctaggtcttatttctatcttaaatttccagtttcaatattttcttacgttgcttctacacaaatatttaattattgtaatggaatttagttcgctggagtacccgatattcacttcatgtatgagcagctcttggcaatgcgaccgaagcaagaagaatgtatgcagctgcatttccaaaccgccgtctcccttccgacaaggtgttcacaaaactcacaatcggctgagagaagttggttcattgaacggaacagggtaattgctggtaggcctcgagcagttcgaaatgttgcttttgaagaggaagtattgcagaaattcgatttcaatcctagaacgagtacgagagcagttgcaaagcaaatcaattcaagtgcttcttctgtgtggcgtgtactaaacaaggaaagacttcaccccttccgctttcaaaaagttcactcattggttgaacgcgactatgaccaagagtaaactgtgcccgttggtttcttcagcaagacattatccaaccaaattttctagaaaatgtgttatttaccgatgagtccagctttacaagagaaggaatcttcaactctcgcaacagtcacgtctgggccttagacaatcctcatgaggtcaaagtgcgtggttatcagcatagattttcgctgaatgtttgggcgggtatcttaggtaatcgcgtgattggaccatacattcttcctaatcgtctgaattctcccacgtacattacttttttaagagacatactaccagaactttggaagatgtgcctcttgcaaacagatataatatttggtttcaacatgatggtgcccctgctcatttcggaaatgttgttacggactttctgaacatgacctatcgtcaacggtggattgggcggggtggaccagtaccgtggcccgcacgttcacctgacctcaaccctttagatttttttttctggggccatatgaaagaccttgtttacagcacgccagtagaaaacgaagaagatcttgtggcaagagtggttgctgcagcaggtgccattcaagatgatgaaaatgcttttatagcagttcgacggtccatgattgaaggtgcagactgtgtaatcaagttgaaggacggcattttgagcattgctgcattagtatcagtgaaccgatttgagtgaaattatatttttcaatgtaaaataaaatttggaggaaagttatctatatataaaagcgaaatggcactcactcactgactgactcactcactcactcactcactcgcataactaaaaatctaccgaccaaaaacgttcaaatttggtaggtatgttcagttgaccctttagaggcgcactaagaaatcttttggcaatattttaactctaagggttgtttttaagggtttaaagttcgtcttttagcatgtatattcttcttctcccaatctcttaattataattgaaatttccatatcatatgttactaagaactataatctagatagagtacctcttcgaaacagttgttaactggcaaactaaattataattttgtcaggttggcattaagttgagttgactttgttaggttggcaccaagttgaagatttaaatgcattttcgaggaaaaattgattgggcactgctacttcaatcctgggaatattatttactagccgtcaggctcgcttcgctcgccgtatccgtttagccagacgtttagtctggacccacgactggattgtcctaacatgatagaaatgcaggcgagcgaagcgagcctgctaatctcattcttggacaatcgagtcgggggtccagggggcggagccccctggctagacggatatggcgagcgaagcgagcctgacggctagttcttgtatatttctgtaataagaacggttttcatgaaattataaaaaaaattaatattgatctttaaatggtgaaaagtgtcatgcatgcagtacgaaaaaaattaatttctctgttattcttcgaccaatcttaataaattaggtatcattggaatcgtgaaaaaatttgctaacttttttgtctcttgtaaattttctgtaaaatggacggttttcgagatattcgccatcaaaatttaaatggccgccattttgaaaaatttcaacgaaaaattttttttttattttttagtttgagtctttatagcataaatattcatgccaaatttcagatcaatacaacatttcgttcttgagataaaaatttttaagtgaaaaaaacaaaatggcagctataaggataaccgctgagttttggacacttcaaatatgacatttgtagtctcctagcatccaggtacaataccctaaaattctcgacactacttctgaaacactctgtatattgtttgttctatccaataaatacaaataaaataaacataaatatccaTACTAACGAGGAGCTCCAAAACAATGTCATAGGCGACTTAAAACTCATTTGGCGGCAGGTAATAATATGAAGAGGGTTTTGGTAGGCTGGTCCATTGGTATGTGAAATGCCTCAACCTTCACGGCAATTATAGGCTATTAAAGAATAATCATAAGTGTACGTGTGGAtgaccgcttgagccaactcctctgaatattaTGTTGTATATATATCCTCATAATCATGAGTTGCAAAATCGCTTCCTGGTGATTCGGAATCCACAAAACACTGTAGGTCCAtacatctctcatcatcatcatcatctgcctcattacccacgcacaagccaagagttcatgtgggcatcaccctaaAAAAAGTAACTTTTGGCGAAAAGAAAGTATTGTTTCTATGTACATTCGTATATTATTTGTGATCAATCAGAGTTTAAAAAAATGACCCTCGTATTTCGTATAAGATGTGATGACTCACCCTATAGCCCTCCAGATCGCGCATCTGTATCTGCAGCAAGGAGAGATCTCTGAGAATCTGAATGTTGTCCTTCTCCCACTTGAGCGCGTTGCGGTAGCACTTGATGGCCTCGTCGTACTTCTTGTCAGACCGCTGCAGCAGGCCGTACACGTGCCAGCACACGTGCGA from the Nilaparvata lugens isolate BPH unplaced genomic scaffold, ASM1435652v1 scaffold5505, whole genome shotgun sequence genome contains:
- the LOC120356008 gene encoding N-alpha-acetyltransferase 15, NatA auxiliary subunit-like, giving the protein MPSSNPLPPKENSLFKRILKCYEQKQYKNGLKFAKQILTNPKYADHGETLAMKGLTLNCLGRKDEAYEYVRRGLRNDLRSHVCWHVYGLLQRSDKKYDEAIKCYRNALKWEKDNIQILRDLSLLQIQMRDLEGYRDTRYQLFMLRPTQRASWIGFAMAYHLLKDYEMALKILDSFRKTLVC